The following are encoded in a window of Desulfosporosinus sp. Sb-LF genomic DNA:
- a CDS encoding AP2 domain-containing protein has product MPKKKGWMPMSHKRDLTGKKFGSLTVIEETGRDKNKHVLWYCKCDCGGERITTGYALISGRTKKCQHCNFNSYSLSDDGSYMIGTFPNGAEFLFDIDDYEKVKAYTWYQTGTGSASAYVDGIYILQHRLIMTAPKDVQIDHKNMVRSDNRKLNLRFATDTENKRNKGLQKNNRSGAKGVWYSSKHNKYEAYIGVDGRKIHLGYHPTVIKASQAYDQAALRYFGEFARLNSLGEKTPERVSFLLRGGETVAHQDVTK; this is encoded by the coding sequence ATGCCAAAAAAGAAAGGCTGGATGCCTATGTCCCACAAAAGGGATTTAACAGGAAAGAAGTTCGGAAGTCTCACTGTAATAGAGGAAACTGGACGTGATAAAAACAAGCATGTGCTTTGGTATTGTAAATGCGACTGTGGTGGGGAACGAATTACAACGGGATATGCACTAATATCTGGCCGTACTAAAAAGTGTCAGCATTGCAATTTTAACAGTTATAGTCTATCAGACGATGGGAGTTATATGATAGGGACATTCCCAAACGGGGCAGAGTTTCTATTTGACATTGATGATTATGAGAAGGTTAAAGCATACACTTGGTATCAAACTGGAACAGGCAGTGCGTCAGCTTATGTAGATGGCATATATATTTTACAGCATCGGCTCATTATGACTGCACCAAAGGATGTTCAAATTGATCACAAGAATATGGTTAGATCCGATAATAGGAAATTAAATTTGCGATTTGCTACAGATACCGAAAATAAAAGAAATAAAGGACTTCAGAAAAACAATAGAAGCGGAGCCAAAGGTGTCTGGTATTCCTCCAAACACAATAAATATGAAGCTTATATAGGTGTTGATGGGAGAAAAATTCATCTCGGATACCATCCCACAGTTATCAAAGCCAGCCAAGCATATGACCAAGCGGCTTTGCGATATTTTGGAGAGTTTGCTCGTTTGAATAGCCTTGGTGAAAAAACACCTGAGCGGGTGTCTTTTTTATTGCGCGGAGGCGAAACAGTAGCCCACCAAGATGTGACTAAGTAG